One window of the Peptacetobacter hiranonis genome contains the following:
- the tsaB gene encoding tRNA (adenosine(37)-N6)-threonylcarbamoyltransferase complex dimerization subunit type 1 TsaB, with protein MKILGMDTSSRACSVAVVEDDCLICEFVINNKKTHSQKLMPMIETMLNMSDLSIEDMDAIAVSVGPGSFTGLRISMATAKAISHVNNIPILAVNALESLAGNMDLCDKKIYPILDAQRTQVYTAKYEYKNDELVELEGMDVKEIDDLIEIIKNSGEECIVLGEAVSKYEDKLSEVENIHIPAVSHNVTKAASVCAVALAKYKRGEGVHSCYDVNPIYIRKSQAEVQYEEKMKKLEAQKSAENK; from the coding sequence ATGAAAATTTTAGGAATGGATACATCTTCAAGAGCATGCAGTGTAGCTGTTGTAGAAGATGATTGTCTTATATGTGAATTTGTTATAAATAACAAAAAGACTCACTCACAGAAATTAATGCCTATGATAGAAACTATGCTTAATATGAGCGATTTAAGTATAGAGGATATGGATGCAATAGCAGTTTCTGTAGGGCCAGGATCTTTTACAGGTCTTAGAATAAGTATGGCTACAGCAAAGGCTATCTCTCATGTAAATAATATTCCAATATTAGCTGTCAATGCGTTAGAAAGCTTAGCTGGAAATATGGACCTTTGTGACAAGAAAATATATCCAATACTAGATGCTCAGAGAACGCAGGTATATACAGCAAAATACGAGTATAAAAACGACGAGCTTGTAGAGCTTGAAGGAATGGATGTAAAAGAGATAGATGATTTAATAGAAATTATAAAAAATTCTGGAGAAGAGTGTATAGTTCTTGGAGAAGCTGTTTCAAAATACGAAGATAAGCTATCAGAAGTAGAAAATATACATATTCCAGCAGTTTCTCACAATGTAACTAAGGCAGCAAGTGTTTGTGCAGTTGCTTTGGCTAAGTACAAAAGAGGTGAGGGAGTTCACAGCTGCTACGATGTAAATCCAATTTATATAAGAAAATCTCAGGCAGAAGTACAGTACGAAGAAAAAATGAAAAAATTAGAAGCTCAGAAATCAGCTGAAAATAAATAG
- a CDS encoding amidohydrolase: MILIKNGNINTVTNGEIKGDILIKNKKIEKIADSIDTTCLEDVEVIDAEGLNVFPGFIDAHTHLGLWEDGLGFEGADGNEETDPITPNLNPIDAINPMDHTFKEAYEGGITSVCVTPGSANVMGGQCIAIKTFGKRIDKMVIKNPVAVKIAFGENPKSCYGQDEKSPQTRMAIAATLRENFRKAQDYLEEMSFYSEADDNDIDKPEYDMKLESLIPVLRRRIPLKAHAHRADDIFTAIRIAKEFDLKLTIDHCTEGHLIVDELLEENGEYPIIVGPSLTDRSKPELRNLSLETAGILSNAGIEVSLMTDHPVIPVQHLPMCAGMAIKNGMKEDAALRAITINPAKTLGIDKKVGSLEEGKDADIVLWEGSPFDLGGKVMCTIIDGKVVYKR, encoded by the coding sequence ATGATTCTTATAAAAAACGGAAACATAAACACAGTAACAAATGGAGAAATAAAAGGAGATATCCTTATAAAAAATAAAAAAATAGAAAAAATTGCAGATTCAATAGATACAACATGCCTTGAAGATGTTGAAGTAATCGATGCAGAGGGATTAAATGTATTTCCTGGATTTATCGATGCTCATACACATCTTGGACTTTGGGAAGATGGTCTAGGGTTTGAGGGAGCAGATGGAAATGAAGAAACTGATCCAATTACACCTAATCTAAACCCAATAGATGCTATAAATCCGATGGACCACACATTTAAGGAAGCATACGAAGGTGGAATCACATCTGTATGTGTAACTCCAGGAAGTGCAAATGTCATGGGAGGACAGTGTATAGCGATAAAGACATTTGGAAAGAGAATAGATAAAATGGTAATAAAAAATCCTGTAGCTGTAAAAATAGCATTTGGTGAAAATCCAAAGAGTTGCTATGGACAGGATGAAAAATCTCCTCAAACAAGAATGGCGATTGCAGCTACACTTAGAGAAAACTTTAGAAAGGCACAGGATTATCTTGAGGAAATGAGTTTTTACAGTGAAGCTGATGATAATGATATAGATAAGCCAGAGTACGATATGAAGCTTGAGAGCTTAATACCGGTACTTAGAAGAAGAATTCCTCTAAAAGCACATGCACATAGAGCTGATGATATATTCACAGCGATAAGAATTGCAAAGGAATTCGACTTAAAGCTGACTATAGACCACTGTACAGAAGGGCATTTAATAGTAGATGAGCTTCTTGAAGAAAATGGAGAATATCCAATAATAGTAGGTCCATCATTGACAGATAGATCTAAACCAGAGCTTAGAAACCTTTCTCTTGAAACAGCGGGAATACTTTCAAATGCAGGGATAGAGGTATCTCTGATGACAGACCACCCTGTAATACCAGTTCAGCACCTTCCAATGTGTGCAGGAATGGCTATTAAAAATGGTATGAAAGAAGATGCAGCACTTAGAGCGATAACTATAAACCCAGCCAAAACACTTGGAATAGACAAAAAAGTTGGTTCTCTTGAAGAAGGTAAGGATGCGGACATAGTTTTATGGGAAGGCTCACCATTTGATTTAGGTGGAAAAGTAATGTGTACGATAATAGATGGAAAAGTTGTTTATAAAAGATAA
- the rimI gene encoding ribosomal protein S18-alanine N-acetyltransferase has product MENTEKLSDVIVREMTMDDVDGVFEVEKNCFEDFWSKQSFIDEVKNSNARYLVAEKDSKIVGYIGIWLIIDEGHITNVAVHSDYRGLKIGNELLKEMVKLCKENKIVAMTLEVRRSNLVAQNLYKKYGFKMAGVRKEYYSDNREDAIIMWNQLSEV; this is encoded by the coding sequence ATGGAAAATACAGAAAAACTTTCTGATGTAATAGTAAGAGAAATGACTATGGACGATGTGGATGGAGTTTTCGAAGTTGAGAAAAATTGCTTTGAAGATTTTTGGTCTAAGCAGTCATTTATAGACGAGGTTAAAAACAGCAATGCTAGATATTTAGTAGCAGAAAAGGACTCTAAAATTGTAGGATATATAGGAATTTGGCTTATAATTGATGAAGGACATATAACAAATGTTGCAGTTCACAGCGATTATAGAGGACTTAAAATAGGAAATGAGCTACTAAAAGAAATGGTAAAACTTTGTAAAGAAAATAAAATAGTTGCTATGACTTTAGAGGTCAGAAGAAGCAATTTAGTAGCACAAAATCTGTACAAAAAATACGGATTTAAAATGGCTGGTGTTAGAAAAGAATATTATAGCGACAATAGAGAAGACGCAATAATAATGTGGAATCAGCTTTCGGAGGTGTAA
- the tsaE gene encoding tRNA (adenosine(37)-N6)-threonylcarbamoyltransferase complex ATPase subunit type 1 TsaE has protein sequence MKRIFLEDENKTKELGEKLGKLVDAGSIICLVGDLGAGKTTFTQSFAKSLGVDDYITSPTFTIVNEYQGRLPLYHFDVYRIGCSEEMYDIGYDEYINSDGVCIIEWANLIEDILPDEYLKIDMKYKEMGREVTFEPVGEKYEKMIEEMNL, from the coding sequence ATGAAAAGAATTTTTTTAGAAGACGAAAATAAGACAAAGGAACTTGGTGAAAAACTAGGAAAATTAGTAGATGCTGGTTCAATTATTTGTCTAGTTGGAGATTTAGGAGCTGGAAAGACTACATTTACTCAGAGTTTTGCAAAATCACTTGGAGTAGATGATTATATAACTAGCCCCACATTTACAATAGTGAACGAATATCAGGGTAGATTGCCTCTATACCATTTCGACGTTTATAGAATAGGATGTAGCGAGGAAATGTACGATATAGGATACGACGAATATATAAACTCAGATGGAGTTTGTATAATAGAATGGGCGAATTTAATAGAGGATATACTTCCAGACGAATATTTAAAAATAGATATGAAGTATAAAGAAATGGGTAGAGAGGTAACATTCGAGCCTGTTGGAGAAAAATACGAAAAAATGATTGAGGAGATGAATTTATAG
- the tsaD gene encoding tRNA (adenosine(37)-N6)-threonylcarbamoyltransferase complex transferase subunit TsaD — MSDIITLAIESSCDETAASVLKNGREVLSNIISTQIDIHKKFGGVVPEVASRKHIENIDIVVQQALDEANITMNDITHIAVTYGPGLVGALLVGLSYAKAMAYALDIPLVGVNHIEGHLSANYIAHKDLKPPFITLIVSGGHTHLVEVKDYGEYEILGRTRDDASGEAFDKVARAMGLGYPGGPIIDKLAKEGNKDAIEFPRAYMDEGYDFSFSGIKSAVLNYLNAKKMKKEEIVEADVAASFQDAVTDVLANKAIKAAKEKGYSIITLSGGVASNSGLREKIEMLGKENGIEVKYPPLILCTDNAAMIGCAGYYNYIKGRVDDMNLNAVPNLQITDK, encoded by the coding sequence ATGAGCGATATAATAACTTTAGCGATAGAAAGTAGCTGTGATGAAACAGCTGCATCTGTCCTTAAAAACGGGAGAGAAGTGCTTTCAAATATAATATCAACACAGATAGATATACATAAAAAATTTGGTGGAGTAGTTCCAGAAGTAGCTTCAAGAAAACATATAGAAAATATAGATATAGTTGTACAGCAGGCTTTAGATGAAGCAAACATAACTATGAATGACATAACTCATATAGCAGTTACTTACGGTCCAGGACTTGTTGGAGCACTTTTAGTTGGATTATCTTATGCAAAAGCTATGGCTTATGCGCTAGATATTCCTCTAGTTGGTGTAAATCATATAGAAGGACATTTAAGTGCTAACTACATAGCACATAAAGATTTAAAACCACCATTTATAACACTTATAGTTTCTGGAGGACATACTCATCTAGTTGAGGTTAAGGACTACGGAGAATATGAAATACTAGGTAGAACAAGAGACGATGCATCTGGAGAAGCATTTGACAAAGTAGCAAGAGCTATGGGACTTGGATATCCAGGTGGACCAATAATAGATAAATTAGCAAAAGAAGGAAATAAAGACGCAATAGAATTCCCAAGAGCGTATATGGATGAAGGTTATGACTTCAGCTTTAGTGGAATAAAATCTGCAGTATTAAACTACTTAAATGCTAAAAAAATGAAAAAAGAAGAAATAGTAGAAGCAGATGTTGCTGCATCTTTCCAGGATGCTGTAACAGATGTACTAGCAAACAAAGCCATAAAAGCAGCTAAAGAAAAAGGATATAGCATAATAACTCTATCTGGTGGTGTTGCTTCAAACTCTGGACTTAGAGAAAAAATAGAAATGCTAGGAAAAGAAAACGGAATAGAAGTAAAATATCCACCGCTAATACTTTGCACAGACAATGCTGCAATGATAGGATGCGCGGGATATTATAACTACATAAAAGGAAGAGTAGATGACATGAACCTAAATGCTGTTCCTAACTTACAGATTACAGATAAATAA